The following are from one region of the Jeongeupia sp. USM3 genome:
- the cadR gene encoding Cd(II)/Pb(II)-responsive transcriptional regulator — translation MKIGELAQSAQCSVETVRYYEKEGLLPAAERTASNYRSYGPAHVERLRFIRNCRALDMTQDEIRTLLGFVDDPAAGCGAVNDLVDDHLGHVQARIAELAELEKQLTELRHRCNGEFPVDACGIVQGLSEMDAEPRPVHRHTHLG, via the coding sequence ATGAAAATCGGCGAACTCGCGCAGTCGGCGCAATGCAGCGTCGAGACCGTGCGCTACTACGAAAAGGAAGGCCTGCTGCCCGCAGCCGAACGTACCGCCAGCAACTACCGCAGCTACGGTCCGGCCCACGTCGAACGCTTGCGCTTCATCCGCAACTGCCGGGCGCTCGACATGACGCAGGACGAAATCCGCACCCTGCTCGGCTTCGTCGACGACCCGGCCGCCGGCTGCGGCGCGGTCAACGACCTCGTCGACGACCACCTCGGCCACGTGCAGGCGCGCATTGCCGAGCTGGCCGAGCTGGAAAAACAGCTGACCGAGCTGCGCCACCGCTGCAACGGCGAGTTCCCGGTCGATGCCTGCGGGATCGTGCAGGGTCTGAGCGAGATGGATGCGGAGCCGAGGCCGGTGCATCGGCATACGCATTTGGGGTGA
- a CDS encoding electron transfer flavoprotein subunit alpha/FixB family protein, with product MSVLILADHDGRQLKAATRRAVGAAQAWNAPIHVLVVGDDTAAVAADAAQLEGVARVLRVDAPHLAHPLAADVANIVRSLAGDFQVILAAHSTQAKDALPRVAGLLDVAMIADAVAITAPATYVRPIYAGNLLATVESSDPVQVVTVRATSFPAAGTAAAPAAIESLPAPAADTRVRWVSEAKNTSDRPELASARVVVSGGRSFGERFEELLGPLADKLGGAIGATRAAVDAGFAPNEQQVGQTGTVVAPELYIAAGISGAQQHLAGMKDSQVIVAINHDPDAAIFQVADFGLVADLFDAVPQLTKALEK from the coding sequence ATGAGCGTACTGATTCTGGCCGATCACGACGGCCGCCAACTCAAGGCCGCGACCCGTCGCGCCGTCGGCGCCGCCCAAGCCTGGAATGCGCCGATCCACGTGCTGGTCGTCGGTGACGATACCGCCGCCGTGGCCGCCGACGCGGCCCAGCTCGAAGGCGTGGCCCGCGTGCTGCGCGTCGATGCACCGCATCTGGCGCATCCGCTGGCGGCCGATGTCGCCAACATCGTCAGGTCGCTGGCCGGTGACTTCCAGGTCATCCTCGCCGCGCACTCGACGCAGGCCAAGGACGCGCTGCCGCGCGTCGCCGGCCTGCTCGACGTGGCGATGATCGCCGACGCCGTCGCGATCACCGCGCCGGCGACCTATGTGCGGCCGATCTACGCCGGCAACCTGCTGGCGACGGTCGAGAGCAGCGATCCGGTCCAGGTCGTCACGGTCCGCGCGACCAGCTTCCCGGCCGCCGGTACGGCTGCTGCGCCGGCCGCGATCGAGTCGCTGCCGGCCCCTGCCGCCGATACCCGCGTGCGCTGGGTGTCGGAAGCCAAGAACACGTCCGATCGCCCCGAGCTGGCGTCGGCGCGCGTCGTCGTCTCCGGTGGCCGTTCGTTCGGCGAACGCTTCGAGGAACTGCTCGGCCCGCTGGCCGACAAGCTCGGTGGCGCCATCGGCGCGACCCGTGCGGCCGTCGACGCCGGCTTCGCGCCGAACGAGCAGCAGGTCGGCCAGACCGGCACCGTCGTTGCGCCGGAGCTGTACATCGCCGCCGGAATTTCCGGCGCGCAGCAGCATCTGGCCGGCATGAAGGACAGCCAGGTCATCGTCGCGATCAACCACGATCCGGACGCCGCGATCTTCCAGGTCGCCGACTTCGGCCTCGTTGCCGACCTGTTCGACGCCGTTCCGCAACTTACCAAAGCACTGGAAAAATAA
- a CDS encoding zf-TFIIB domain-containing protein yields the protein MQCPTCVDERLVMTERQGVEIDYCPRCRGVWLDRGELDKIIERAQVQDAPPAREAPRSEPRPQEVRYDNRPPHYDQKPHYDHKPYKKRKSIWEELFD from the coding sequence ATGCAATGCCCGACTTGTGTTGACGAACGTCTGGTGATGACCGAACGCCAGGGCGTCGAAATCGATTACTGCCCGCGCTGCCGCGGCGTCTGGCTCGACCGTGGCGAGCTCGACAAGATCATCGAGCGCGCCCAGGTCCAGGACGCGCCGCCCGCCCGTGAGGCGCCGCGCAGCGAACCCCGGCCGCAGGAAGTCCGCTACGACAACCGGCCACCGCACTACGATCAGAAGCCGCATTACGACCACAAGCCGTACAAGAAGCGCAAGTCGATCTGGGAGGAGCTGTTTGACTGA
- a CDS encoding N-acetyltransferase — protein MPDAFDALEPALSLSALGRTPAMDVRPVADGEDVWLFEIHRTVFRSHIEQIWGWDEVWQQGNFASELASSKTSVIRIDTGIAGYVQVCDEDLRIYIRNIALLPEFRRKGVGTRLIKALQAAAAARGVPLALGVFRTNAAARQLYERLGFVNTSETTTHIEMVWLPA, from the coding sequence GTGCCCGATGCTTTTGACGCATTGGAGCCTGCCTTGTCACTGTCGGCATTGGGTCGGACGCCTGCAATGGACGTCCGGCCTGTGGCCGATGGCGAGGATGTGTGGCTCTTCGAAATACACCGCACCGTTTTCAGGTCGCACATCGAACAGATCTGGGGCTGGGACGAAGTCTGGCAGCAAGGCAATTTCGCGAGCGAGCTGGCATCGTCGAAGACCTCGGTCATCCGGATCGACACCGGGATCGCGGGTTATGTGCAGGTCTGCGATGAAGACTTGCGGATCTACATCCGGAACATTGCGCTCCTGCCCGAGTTTCGGCGCAAGGGCGTCGGCACCCGCCTGATCAAGGCGCTTCAAGCCGCTGCCGCCGCTCGAGGCGTGCCTTTGGCCTTGGGCGTCTTCCGGACCAATGCCGCCGCACGGCAGTTGTACGAGCGCCTTGGCTTTGTGAATACGTCCGAGACCACGACCCACATAGAGATGGTCTGGCTTCCCGCCTGA
- a CDS encoding electron transfer flavoprotein-ubiquinone oxidoreductase, with the protein MQRDEMEYDVVIVGAGPAGLAAAIRLKQRSPDVSVCVLEKGPEVGAHLLSGAVIDPRALDELLPDWRRAPLKLRVPVQHEEMLWLKQSEAETLPHALLPKVLKNDGCEILSLGELARWLATQAEALGVEIYPGFAGAELSLAENGALNGVITGDFGIRRNGQAGPDYAPGMLIKARYTLLGEGARGSLTRKAEVQFKLRADSDVQKFGIGLKELWRAAPARHQPGLVVHSLGWPLDNSTGGGGFLYHQADGLIAVGFVVHLDYANPYLNPYEEFQRFKIHPAIRAHLDGGERLEYGARAIAEGGLQSLPKLTFPGGALIGDSAGFINLPRIKGIHNALNSGMIAADAVAEAIAAGRGHDELAAYPAALKQSWTWKELDVVRNAKPMLSRFGTLLGVACTGAELTLRQFGIRLPWTLKHAGSDHAKLRPANEFSPIIYPKPDGVLSFDKLTSLTFSGVQHTEDQPAHLRLTDPAKAIDINLARYASPESRYCPAGVYEIVEDHNGPRMQINASNCVHCKTCDIKDPTQNIVWVTPEGGGGPQYSRM; encoded by the coding sequence ATGCAACGCGACGAAATGGAATACGACGTTGTCATCGTCGGCGCCGGCCCGGCCGGTCTGGCCGCGGCGATCCGACTGAAGCAACGCTCGCCCGACGTGAGCGTTTGCGTGCTCGAAAAAGGCCCGGAGGTCGGCGCCCACCTGCTGTCGGGTGCGGTGATCGACCCGCGCGCGCTCGACGAGCTGCTGCCCGACTGGCGCCGCGCACCGCTGAAGCTGCGCGTGCCGGTCCAGCACGAGGAGATGCTCTGGCTCAAGCAGTCCGAGGCCGAAACGCTGCCGCACGCGCTGCTGCCGAAAGTCCTCAAGAACGACGGCTGTGAAATCCTCAGCCTCGGCGAGCTGGCACGCTGGCTGGCGACGCAGGCCGAGGCGCTCGGCGTCGAAATCTACCCGGGCTTTGCCGGCGCCGAGCTGTCGCTGGCCGAAAACGGCGCGCTCAATGGCGTGATCACCGGCGATTTCGGCATCAGGCGCAACGGCCAGGCCGGTCCCGACTACGCGCCCGGTATGCTGATCAAGGCGCGCTACACGCTGCTGGGCGAAGGCGCGCGCGGCTCGCTGACGCGCAAGGCCGAGGTGCAGTTCAAGCTGCGCGCCGACAGCGACGTGCAGAAGTTCGGCATCGGCCTCAAGGAGCTGTGGCGGGCCGCACCGGCGCGGCACCAGCCCGGTCTGGTCGTGCATTCGCTCGGCTGGCCGCTCGACAACAGCACCGGTGGCGGCGGCTTCCTCTACCATCAGGCCGACGGGCTGATCGCGGTCGGCTTCGTCGTCCACCTCGACTACGCCAATCCGTACCTCAACCCGTACGAGGAATTCCAGCGCTTCAAGATCCACCCGGCAATCCGCGCCCATCTCGACGGCGGCGAGCGGCTCGAATACGGTGCGCGCGCCATCGCCGAGGGCGGGCTGCAGTCGCTGCCCAAGCTCACCTTTCCGGGCGGCGCGCTGATCGGCGATTCGGCCGGCTTCATCAACCTGCCGCGGATCAAGGGCATCCACAACGCGCTCAACTCGGGCATGATCGCCGCCGACGCCGTCGCCGAAGCGATCGCCGCCGGCCGCGGCCACGACGAGCTCGCCGCCTACCCTGCGGCATTGAAGCAGTCGTGGACCTGGAAAGAGCTCGACGTCGTCCGCAACGCCAAGCCGATGCTGTCGCGCTTCGGCACGCTGCTCGGCGTCGCCTGTACCGGTGCCGAGCTGACCCTGCGCCAGTTCGGCATCCGGCTGCCATGGACGCTGAAACACGCCGGCAGCGATCACGCCAAGCTCAGGCCGGCCAACGAGTTCAGCCCGATCATCTATCCGAAGCCCGATGGCGTGCTGAGCTTCGACAAGCTGACGTCGCTGACCTTCTCCGGTGTCCAGCACACCGAAGACCAGCCGGCCCACCTGCGGCTGACCGATCCGGCCAAGGCGATCGACATCAACCTCGCCAGGTACGCCAGCCCCGAATCGCGCTACTGCCCGGCCGGCGTCTACGAAATCGTCGAGGACCACAACGGCCCGCGGATGCAGATCAACGCCAGCAACTGCGTCCACTGCAAGACCTGCGACATCAAGGACCCGACGCAGAACATCGTCTGGGTCACGCCCGAAGGCGGCGGCGGCCCGCAGTACAGCCGGATGTAA
- a CDS encoding phospholipase D family protein has product MRRSILIVPLAAALLGGCALQPPSAGSALGSNARYEVGFSPGSCAECIVFDTINGAQHSLRVAAYMFTHRGLADALIAAHRRGVDVRVVADAREARQAESRLHALAGAGIPVRLNGRFAIHHHKFIVADDNTVETGSFNYTQAATRNNAENALRLVDVPTLAARYTAAWQASWDESQPYPSQAPQ; this is encoded by the coding sequence GTGCGCCGCTCAATCCTGATCGTTCCGCTGGCCGCCGCCCTGCTCGGCGGCTGTGCGCTGCAGCCGCCGTCCGCCGGCAGCGCGCTGGGCAGCAACGCCCGCTACGAAGTCGGCTTCTCGCCGGGCAGCTGCGCCGAGTGCATCGTTTTCGACACGATCAACGGCGCACAGCACAGCCTGCGCGTCGCCGCGTACATGTTCACCCACCGCGGGCTGGCCGACGCGCTGATCGCCGCCCACCGCCGCGGCGTCGACGTCCGTGTCGTCGCCGATGCACGCGAAGCCCGGCAGGCCGAGTCCCGGCTTCATGCACTGGCCGGCGCCGGCATCCCGGTCCGGCTGAACGGGCGCTTCGCAATCCACCATCACAAGTTCATCGTCGCCGACGACAACACCGTCGAAACCGGCTCGTTCAACTACACCCAGGCCGCCACGCGCAACAACGCCGAAAATGCACTGCGGCTGGTCGACGTCCCGACCCTCGCCGCGCGCTACACCGCCGCATGGCAGGCAAGCTGGGACGAATCCCAACCGTATCCTTCACAAGCCCCGCAATGA
- a CDS encoding electron transfer flavoprotein subunit beta/FixA family protein produces MKILVAVKRVVDHNVPVRAKPDGSDVELDGVRMNINPFDEIAVEEALRLKEKGVATEIVAVSLGSAASPEALRHALAMGVDRALTVETGGAFLQPLAVAKLLKAVVEREQPGLVLVGKQAIDNDAGQAGQMLAAMLDWPQATFASELQIEGSEAVVTREVDGGVETIALALPAVVTCDLRLNAPRFVKLPNLMMAKKKPIEVLDAAETGVDFTPRVKRLKVAAPEQRKAGIKVASVAELVEKLRASGVL; encoded by the coding sequence ATGAAGATTCTCGTCGCCGTCAAACGCGTCGTCGACCACAACGTCCCCGTACGCGCCAAGCCGGACGGCAGCGATGTGGAGCTCGACGGCGTTCGCATGAACATCAATCCTTTCGACGAAATTGCCGTCGAGGAAGCGCTGCGCCTGAAGGAAAAGGGCGTCGCGACCGAGATCGTCGCCGTCAGCCTCGGCAGCGCCGCCAGCCCGGAAGCGCTGCGCCACGCGCTGGCGATGGGCGTCGACCGCGCACTGACCGTCGAAACCGGCGGCGCCTTCCTGCAGCCGCTGGCCGTTGCCAAGCTCTTGAAGGCCGTGGTCGAACGCGAACAGCCGGGCCTCGTGCTCGTCGGCAAGCAGGCGATCGACAATGACGCCGGCCAAGCCGGCCAGATGCTCGCCGCGATGCTCGACTGGCCGCAGGCGACCTTCGCGTCCGAACTGCAGATCGAAGGTTCTGAGGCCGTCGTCACCCGCGAAGTCGACGGTGGCGTCGAAACCATCGCGCTGGCGCTGCCGGCCGTGGTCACCTGCGACCTGCGCCTGAACGCGCCGCGCTTCGTCAAGCTGCCGAACCTGATGATGGCGAAGAAGAAGCCGATCGAGGTGCTCGACGCGGCCGAAACCGGCGTCGACTTCACGCCGCGCGTCAAGCGCCTGAAGGTTGCCGCGCCGGAACAACGCAAGGCCGGCATCAAGGTCGCCAGCGTCGCCGAGCTGGTCGAAAAACTGCGCGCGTCGGGGGTGCTGTAA
- the sbcB gene encoding exodeoxyribonuclease I has protein sequence MSTSFFWHDYETFGVVPRRDRPAQFAGIRTDLELNEIAEPVELFCRPTPDWLPDPESCLLTGITPQQCLERGVSERDFAAGIEAELARPGTIGVGYNTIRFDDEVTRFLFWRNLYDPYAREWQNDCGRWDLLDTVRTTWALRPDGINWPNHDDGRPSFKLEDLSRANGLVHEAAHDAVSDVRATIALARLIRARQPKLFDFCLSLRKKDAVLAQIGAEPKPFLHVSGMFGTDRGCIAAVWPLATHPTNKNELIVWDLAHDPRELFSLDAETIRTRMFSRADALPEGVSRLPVKTIHINKSPIVIGNLKTLQPAQAERWGVDFDIVERHAALLRDAPALPWAQVFKRDLPPITDVDQDLYGGFLSNNDRRTLETLRGLDGNALAAARSSFDDRRLDELLFRYRARNFPASLSEAEAERWQQLCGERLFEGRDGYLTLEDYCARIDTLAEAADERGEAILAALYDYAETIAPEYGG, from the coding sequence ATGAGCACGAGCTTCTTCTGGCACGACTATGAAACCTTCGGCGTGGTGCCGCGCCGCGACCGTCCGGCGCAGTTCGCCGGCATCCGCACCGACCTCGAACTGAACGAGATCGCCGAGCCGGTCGAGCTGTTCTGCCGGCCGACGCCGGACTGGCTGCCCGATCCCGAATCCTGTCTGCTGACCGGCATCACCCCGCAGCAGTGCCTCGAACGCGGCGTAAGCGAGCGCGATTTCGCCGCCGGCATCGAGGCCGAGCTGGCGCGGCCGGGCACGATCGGCGTCGGCTACAACACGATCCGTTTCGACGACGAAGTCACCCGCTTCCTGTTCTGGCGCAATCTGTACGACCCGTACGCGCGCGAATGGCAGAACGACTGCGGCCGCTGGGACCTGCTCGACACGGTGCGCACGACATGGGCGCTGCGCCCCGACGGCATCAACTGGCCGAACCACGACGACGGCCGGCCGAGCTTCAAGCTCGAGGATCTGTCGCGCGCCAACGGCCTCGTCCACGAAGCCGCGCACGACGCGGTATCCGACGTGCGCGCGACGATCGCGCTGGCGCGGCTGATCCGCGCGCGCCAGCCCAAGCTGTTCGACTTCTGCCTGAGCCTGCGCAAGAAGGACGCCGTGCTCGCGCAGATCGGCGCCGAGCCCAAGCCCTTTCTGCACGTTTCCGGCATGTTCGGCACCGATCGCGGCTGCATCGCCGCCGTGTGGCCGCTGGCGACGCACCCGACCAACAAGAACGAGCTGATCGTCTGGGATCTGGCGCACGATCCGCGCGAGCTGTTCTCGCTCGACGCCGAGACGATCCGCACGCGGATGTTCAGCCGCGCCGACGCGCTGCCCGAAGGCGTGAGCCGGCTGCCGGTCAAGACCATCCACATCAACAAGTCGCCGATCGTCATCGGCAACCTGAAAACGCTGCAGCCGGCGCAGGCCGAACGCTGGGGTGTCGATTTCGACATCGTCGAGCGCCACGCCGCGCTGCTGCGCGACGCGCCGGCGTTGCCGTGGGCACAGGTGTTCAAACGCGACCTGCCGCCCATCACCGACGTCGATCAGGACCTGTACGGCGGTTTTCTGTCGAACAACGACCGGCGCACGCTGGAAACGCTGCGCGGCCTCGACGGCAACGCGCTTGCCGCGGCCCGCAGCAGCTTCGACGACCGCCGGCTCGACGAGCTGCTGTTCCGCTACCGCGCACGCAACTTCCCCGCCAGCCTCTCCGAAGCCGAAGCCGAGCGCTGGCAGCAGCTGTGCGGCGAGCGGCTGTTCGAAGGCCGCGACGGCTACCTGACGCTCGAGGATTACTGCGCACGCATCGACACGCTGGCCGAGGCCGCCGACGAGCGCGGCGAAGCCATCCTCGCGGCGCTATACGACTACGCCGAAACCATCGCACCCGAGTATGGCGGATGA
- a CDS encoding ferredoxin--NADP reductase, producing MSTYATEKVLSVHHWNDTLFSFKTTRDPGLKFENGQFVMIGLEINGKKVMRAYSIASANYEEHLEFFSIKVPNGPLTSELQKIKVGDDLLVSRKPTGTLVLSDLKPGKTLYYLSTGTGLAPFMSLIQDPEAYEQYDKIVLFHGVRTVSELAYADFIQNELPNNEFFGEEVRNKLIYYPSVTREPFRNQGRLTDLVESGKLFEDIGLPPFNPETDRAMLCGSPAMLEDTCRLLDERGFQVSKRIGQPGDYVIERAFVEK from the coding sequence ATGAGCACCTACGCCACTGAAAAAGTCCTCTCGGTCCACCACTGGAACGACACGCTGTTCAGCTTCAAGACGACGCGCGATCCGGGCCTGAAGTTCGAGAACGGCCAGTTCGTGATGATCGGCCTCGAGATCAACGGCAAGAAGGTGATGCGCGCGTACTCGATCGCCAGCGCCAACTACGAAGAGCATCTCGAGTTCTTCAGCATCAAGGTGCCGAACGGCCCGCTGACGTCCGAGCTGCAGAAGATCAAGGTCGGCGACGATCTGCTCGTCAGCCGCAAGCCGACCGGCACGCTGGTGCTGTCGGACCTCAAGCCGGGCAAGACGCTGTACTACCTCAGCACCGGCACCGGCCTGGCGCCGTTCATGTCGCTGATCCAGGACCCGGAAGCGTACGAGCAGTACGACAAGATCGTGCTGTTCCACGGCGTGCGTACCGTGTCGGAGCTGGCCTACGCCGATTTCATCCAGAACGAGTTGCCGAACAACGAGTTCTTCGGCGAGGAAGTGCGCAACAAGCTGATCTACTACCCGAGCGTCACGCGCGAGCCGTTCCGCAACCAGGGCCGCCTGACCGACTTGGTCGAATCGGGCAAGCTGTTCGAGGACATCGGCCTGCCGCCGTTCAACCCGGAAACCGACCGCGCGATGCTGTGCGGCAGCCCGGCGATGCTTGAAGACACCTGCCGCCTGCTCGACGAGCGTGGCTTCCAGGTCAGCAAGCGGATCGGCCAGCCGGGGGATTACGTGATCGAGCGGGCTTTCGTCGAGAAGTAA
- a CDS encoding LysR family transcriptional regulator, which yields MRYTLRQLEVFVAVGRFESVSRATEALNLSQSATSTALAELEKQFDVRLFDRHGKRLQLNEAGRALLPRAIELLDRAGEIESLLAGNAGLNGFRFGATLTIGNYLATLLVGEFMRRYPGCRVQLDVHNTEQVLRQVAHFELDFGLIEGDNPNPDLSAEPWIADELVVFAAPDHPLTREQHVTIDMLARQPWIVREPGSGTRQAFENAFRQVRSQMDVRLELEHTEAIKRAVEAGMGVSCISRLALKEAFRRGSLVPIEVDDLDLQRQFHIVWHKQKFHTPGMQAFIALCREVTAGATRSDEIVLRDASGRAIEYR from the coding sequence ATGAGATACACGCTCAGACAGCTCGAAGTCTTCGTCGCCGTCGGCCGCTTCGAGAGCGTGTCGCGCGCGACCGAGGCGCTGAACCTGTCGCAGTCGGCGACCAGCACCGCGCTGGCCGAGCTGGAAAAGCAGTTCGACGTGCGGCTGTTCGACCGGCACGGCAAGCGGCTGCAGTTGAACGAAGCGGGCCGGGCGCTGTTGCCGCGCGCGATCGAACTCCTCGACCGCGCCGGCGAAATCGAAAGCCTGCTCGCCGGCAACGCCGGGCTCAACGGCTTCCGCTTCGGCGCGACGCTGACGATCGGCAACTATCTGGCGACGCTGCTCGTCGGCGAATTCATGCGCCGCTATCCGGGCTGCCGGGTGCAGCTCGACGTGCACAACACCGAGCAGGTGCTGCGGCAGGTCGCGCATTTCGAACTCGACTTCGGCCTGATCGAGGGCGACAACCCGAACCCGGACCTCAGCGCCGAACCGTGGATCGCCGACGAACTCGTCGTCTTCGCCGCGCCGGACCACCCGCTGACACGCGAGCAACACGTGACGATCGACATGCTGGCCCGCCAGCCGTGGATCGTCCGCGAACCGGGCTCGGGCACGCGGCAGGCGTTCGAGAACGCCTTCCGTCAGGTGCGGTCGCAAATGGACGTGCGGCTCGAACTGGAACACACCGAGGCGATCAAGCGTGCCGTCGAGGCCGGTATGGGCGTGTCCTGTATTTCGCGGCTGGCGCTGAAGGAAGCGTTCCGCCGCGGCAGCCTCGTGCCGATCGAGGTCGACGATCTGGACCTGCAGCGGCAGTTCCACATCGTCTGGCACAAGCAGAAGTTCCACACCCCGGGGATGCAGGCCTTCATCGCGCTGTGCCGCGAAGTGACCGCCGGCGCGACGCGCAGCGACGAGATCGTCCTGCGTGACGCCAGCGGCCGGGCGATCGAGTACCGCTGA
- a CDS encoding heavy metal translocating P-type ATPase gives MSSCCDHDHEHKPTAGQAPSPRYRKVAEHHHDHDHDHDHDHDHDHDHGTACCAPAAVLQPLAASTDGADGVTTQIRIGEMDCPTEEALIRKKLGQMAEVRRLEFNLMQRVLTVVHAPDALDAVLNAIRSLGFTPELPEAGVAPAPAVAKPWWPLVLAGVLAVGAEAIEWAGLPTWIAALLAIAAVLACGLTTYKKGWVAIRNGNLNINALMSIAVTGALLIGQWPEAAMVMVLFTLAELIEAKSLDRARNAIAGLMDLAPERATVRQGDGSWVEVDAKAVSVGDVVRVKPGERVALDGEIVAGSSSINQAPITGESLPVEKGEGDPVFAGTINESGSFDYRVTAAAANTTLARIIHAVEEAQGAKAPTQRFVDQFARIYTPIVFVVALLVAVVPPLLLGGEWLAWIYKALVLLVIACPCALVISTPVTIVSGLAAAARRGILIKGGVYLEEGRKLKTLALDKTGTLTHGKPEQTDAEAWNGSDLGTATALAASLAARSDHPVSLAIARAAAGVVHAEVDGFEALLGRGVRGNIGGKAYWLGNHRMVHEQGRCSPELEARLDVLERQGRTVVMLVDAEQVLALFAVADTVKDSSRQAVAELHALGVKTVMLTGDNPHTAEAIAAQVGVTEARGDQLPQDKLAAVEQFGRDGVTGMVGDGINDAPALARADIGFAMGAMGTDTAIETADVALMDDDLRKLPAFVKLSRATHAVLVQNIALALGIKAVFLALTLAGLGTMWMAVFADVGASLLVVGNGLRLLRR, from the coding sequence ATGTCCAGCTGCTGCGACCATGATCACGAACACAAGCCGACGGCCGGCCAGGCCCCGTCGCCGCGCTACCGCAAGGTGGCCGAGCATCACCACGACCACGACCACGACCACGACCACGACCACGACCACGACCACGACCACGGTACGGCGTGCTGCGCGCCGGCCGCGGTGCTGCAGCCGCTGGCGGCCAGCACCGACGGTGCCGATGGTGTGACCACGCAGATCCGCATCGGCGAGATGGACTGCCCGACCGAGGAAGCGCTGATCCGCAAAAAGCTCGGCCAGATGGCCGAGGTGCGCCGGCTCGAGTTCAACCTGATGCAGCGGGTGCTGACCGTCGTCCACGCGCCGGACGCGCTCGACGCGGTGCTGAACGCGATCCGTTCGCTGGGCTTCACCCCCGAGCTGCCCGAAGCCGGCGTTGCACCGGCCCCGGCGGTCGCAAAACCGTGGTGGCCGCTGGTGCTGGCCGGCGTGCTGGCGGTCGGTGCCGAGGCGATCGAATGGGCCGGGCTGCCGACGTGGATCGCAGCACTGCTGGCAATCGCCGCGGTGCTGGCCTGCGGGCTGACGACGTACAAGAAGGGCTGGGTCGCGATCCGCAACGGCAACCTCAACATCAATGCACTGATGAGCATTGCCGTCACCGGTGCGCTGCTGATCGGCCAGTGGCCGGAGGCGGCGATGGTGATGGTGCTGTTCACGCTCGCCGAGCTGATCGAGGCCAAGTCGCTCGATCGCGCCCGCAACGCCATCGCAGGGCTGATGGACCTTGCGCCGGAGCGCGCGACGGTGAGGCAGGGCGACGGCAGCTGGGTCGAAGTCGATGCGAAGGCGGTTTCGGTCGGCGACGTCGTCCGGGTCAAGCCGGGCGAGCGCGTCGCGCTCGACGGCGAGATCGTCGCCGGCAGCTCGAGCATCAACCAGGCGCCGATCACCGGCGAAAGCCTGCCGGTCGAGAAGGGCGAGGGCGACCCGGTGTTTGCCGGCACGATCAACGAATCCGGCTCGTTCGACTACCGCGTCACCGCCGCCGCGGCCAACACCACGCTGGCGCGGATCATCCACGCGGTCGAGGAGGCGCAGGGTGCCAAGGCGCCGACGCAGCGCTTCGTCGACCAGTTTGCCCGCATCTACACGCCGATCGTGTTCGTCGTCGCGCTGCTGGTCGCGGTCGTGCCGCCGCTGCTGCTTGGTGGCGAATGGCTGGCCTGGATCTACAAGGCGCTGGTGCTGCTGGTGATCGCCTGCCCGTGCGCGCTGGTGATCTCGACGCCGGTGACCATCGTCAGCGGCCTGGCCGCGGCGGCGCGGCGCGGCATCCTGATCAAGGGCGGCGTTTACCTCGAGGAAGGCCGCAAGCTGAAAACGCTGGCGCTCGACAAGACCGGCACGCTGACGCACGGCAAGCCCGAACAGACCGATGCCGAGGCGTGGAATGGTAGTGACTTAGGCACGGCAACGGCGCTGGCGGCGAGTCTGGCCGCCCGTTCGGACCATCCGGTGTCGCTGGCCATTGCCCGTGCCGCCGCCGGTGTCGTGCACGCGGAGGTCGACGGATTCGAAGCGCTGCTCGGCCGCGGTGTGCGCGGCAACATTGGCGGCAAGGCGTACTGGCTTGGCAACCACCGGATGGTGCACGAGCAGGGGCGCTGCTCGCCCGAACTCGAGGCACGGCTCGATGTGCTCGAACGGCAGGGCAGGACCGTGGTGATGCTGGTCGACGCCGAGCAAGTGCTGGCGCTGTTCGCCGTCGCCGATACCGTCAAGGACAGCAGCCGCCAGGCGGTGGCCGAGCTGCATGCGCTCGGCGTGAAGACGGTGATGCTGACCGGTGACAACCCGCACACGGCCGAGGCGATCGCCGCGCAGGTCGGCGTGACCGAAGCGCGCGGCGACCAGCTGCCGCAGGACAAGCTCGCGGCGGTGGAACAATTCGGCCGCGACGGCGTCACAGGCATGGTTGGCGACGGCATCAACGATGCGCCGGCGCTGGCGCGGGCCGACATCGGCTTCGCCATGGGCGCCATGGGCACCGATACCGCGATCGAAACCGCCGACGTCGCGCTGATGGACGACGACCTGCGCAAGCTGCCGGCCTTCGTGAAGTTATCGCGTGCGACGCATGCGGTGCTGGTGCAGAACATCGCGCTGGCGCTCGGCATCAAGGCGGTGTTTCTGGCGCTGACGCTGGCCGGACTCGGCACGATGTGGATGGCGGTGTTCGCCGACGTCGGTGCCAGCCTGCTGGTGGTCGGCAACGGCCTGCGCTTGTTGCGTCGCTAA